One genomic window of Salvia miltiorrhiza cultivar Shanhuang (shh) chromosome 4, IMPLAD_Smil_shh, whole genome shotgun sequence includes the following:
- the LOC131023134 gene encoding secreted RxLR effector protein 161-like, whose amino-acid sequence MQNIPYANAIGSVIYMANPGMPHWEAIKWLFRYLKSTVNCGLSFDKSDDGVKCVGYVDSNYADNKDNRKSTTSYVFTLCGSCISWKSQLQGIVALSTTESEYIAATEAVKKAIWLNGVLSELQHIDDKPLLFSDSQSAIQLCKNPVFMIEQNI is encoded by the exons ATGCAAAACATCCCTTATGCCAATGCCATAGGTTCTGTCAT ATACATGGCTAATCCTGGAATGCCTCATTGGGAAGCTATTAAATGGTTGTTCAGATATTTGAAATCTACTGTGAATTGTGGTCTCTCTTTTGATAAATCTGATGATGGGGTCAAATGTGTTGGTTATGTTGACTCTAATTATGCTGACAATAAGGATAATAGAAAGTCTACCACTTCCTATGTGTTTACTCTCTGTGGTTCTTGTATTAGCTGGAAATCTCAATTGCAGGGGATTGTAGCTCTGTCCACAACTGAATCTGAGTACATTGCAGCTACTGAGGCTGTAAAGAAAGCAATTTGGCTGAATGGAGTCCTGTCTGAACTTCAACACATTGATGATAAACCCTTGTTGTTCTCTGATAGTCAGTCTGCAATCCAGTTATGCAAAAATCCTGTTTTCATGATAGAACAAAACATATAG